A single genomic interval of Penaeus chinensis breed Huanghai No. 1 chromosome 23, ASM1920278v2, whole genome shotgun sequence harbors:
- the LOC125037656 gene encoding uncharacterized protein LOC125037656 encodes MTQTAEESEPTAQDVPLMSESPGVRDGPTISADIMDQTSAAVTTRAAARRSEISTRLANLQGLEALLKGEDIAEQQKNDATLSKLRELAEQRHVRLYKGIKMDFIWQNNRLYRRTTLPQGEVKLQFVVPAGCRQQVFKLGHHSLLGGHMGAAKTLARIQATMFWPGMGAEILRLGRSCDICQKTTDKGRNTAAPLQPLPVISEPFSRVAVDIVGPITPCADDKSKYILTVVDFATRWPEAVALKNIEAATVAEALFDMFCRVGIPKEVLSDRGTQFTSGMMEETWKLLSVKGMRTTPYHPQGNGLCERFNGTLKKMLKRMAADQPREWPRLLAPLLFAYREAPQSSLRFSPFELVYGRPVRGPLQVLRELWDNTEDDPVITSSYQYVLDLSERLHSTCELAKEELLKSQVTQKSYYDRKAKFRTLDEGDQCLILLPTSTNKLLAQWSGPYTILKRVSDVNYIVGIGHEKKRFHINMIKKYYPRSSPVPQSSHATRQQEKSDNRRSVNVRRRFSSAKGVDNSKRFGSTATVIPEDSGFCQPLTPEADSREGPESIIINPKLEDHHKADLHEIIQKYPEIFSDQPRVAKVEEHRIVLRNKEPVRTKPYPIPLRYVDLVIKEIKKLEAMGIIEPSKSSYCSPIVVVKKKGGDIRLCGDYRRVNAATHFEAEPMSDQRIIFSRLSAPKYFTKLDLTKGFFQIPLHPESRKITAFKTPCGLYQYKVLPFGLTNSPSVFNRCMRQVLGDISGVEFFMDDVLVHTSTLAEHQKLLDVVFSKSSLHRMTLKPSKCEIAFTRTHFLGHTVGDGKCECQQEKLQKIRMAPRPVNQHHLRSFLGLVGYYRSFIKNFTQIALPLFNLLKKDCSIKLVWGAEQEKSFTTLKETLCSEPILRLPSKDKPFTLRTDASGEGVGAILLQEFDGILFPVAYHSRRLSKAECNYSTVERELLARSKTANARLMRWALYLQQFEFNIRYIRGTENVGADLLSRLVSGSSSDLKDSRAEMSRNPGPQLQYHEAEVEHRLQKNPYP; translated from the exons ATGACACAAACTGCAGAGGAGAGTGAACCTACAGCACAAGATGTCCCCCTTATGTCAGAATCCCCTGGTGTTCGCGATGGACCAACCATATCTGCAGACATTATGGATCAGACCAGTGCTGCTGTTACTACGAGAGCTGCTGCACGTCGCTCTGAGATCAGTACACGACTGGCAAATCTACAAGGTCTGGAGGCACTACTAAAAGGCGAGGATATAGCTGAGCAGCAGAAAAATGATGCCACCCTCTCCAAACTACGTGAATTAGCTGAGCAACGTCATGTTCGCCTCTACAAGGGAATAAAGATGGACTTTATATGGCAGAACAACAGACTTTACCGACGAACTACCTTGCCTCAGGGTGAGGTGAAGCTGCAGTTCGTTGTTCCAGCTGGATGTCGCCAACAAGTCTTCAAGTTGGGGCACCACTCGCTCCTCGGAGGTCACATGGGGGCAGCCAAAACTCTCGCCCGAATACAAGCCACCATGTTCTGGCCTGGAATGGGAGCTGAAATCTTAAGACTCGGCCGTTCCTGTGACATATGTCAGAAGACAACGGACAAGGGACGCAATACTGCAGCACCTCTACAGCCACTTCCTGTGATTTCGGAACCGTTCTCTCGCGTGGCTGTCGATATTGTGGGTCCCATTACACCTTGTGCTGACGATAAATCGAAATACATCCTTACAGTCGTTGATTTTGCAACAAGATGGCCAGAAGCTGTTGCCCTGAAGAACATAGAAGCTGCCACGGTTGCAGAAGCTCTCTTCGATATGTTCTGCAGAGTCGGCATACCCAAGGAAGTACTGAGCGACAGAGGTACACAGTTTACATCAGGCATGATGGAAGAGACCTGGAAGCTCCTTTCAGTAAAGGGCATGAGAACTACACCATACCACCCACAAGGAAATGGTCTTTGTGAGCGATTTAATGGCACACTAAAGAAGATGCTAAAACGTATGGCAGCAGACCAGCCGCGGGAATGGCCTCGTCTCTTGGCACCGCTGCTGTTTGCCTACAGAGAAGCCCCGCAAAGTTCCTTAAGATTCTCCCCATTTGAGTTGGTGTACGGTAGACCAGTAAGAGGCCCTTTGCAAGTTCTGAGGGAGCTGTGGGACAACACTGAGGATGACCCAGTAATCACCTCCTCTTATCAGTATGTTCTGGATCTGAGTGAACGCTTGCATTCTACGTGCGAACTCGCAAAAGAGGAGCTTTTGAAAAGCCAGGTCACTCAGAAGTCTTATTATGACAGGAAAGCCAAGTTTCGTACTCTTGATGAAGGAGATCAGTGCTTGATATTGCTACCTACGAGCACAAACAAGCTCCTAGCACAGTGGAGTGGACCTTATACTATTCTCAAACGAGTTTCAGACGTTAATTACATCGTAGGAATCGGCCACGAGAAGAAACGTTTCCAcataaacatgataaagaaatattatcCAAGGTCCTCCCCTGTACCTCAGTCTAGCCATGCAACTCGTCAACAAGAAAAGAGTGACAATCGACGTTCAGTCAATGTTCGACGACGCTTCTCTTCTGCGAAAGGTGTTGATAACTCGAAAAGGTTTGGTTCTACGGCAACCGTAATACCTGAAGACTCTGGTTTCTGCCAGCCCTTGACTCCTGAGGCTGATTCGAGGGAAGGACCAGAGAGTATTATCATAAACCCGAAGTTAGAGGACCACCATAAGGCAGACCTCCATGAGATCATTCAGAAGTACCCTGAAATCTTCTCTGATCAACCCCGAGTTGCCAAGGTGGAAGAACATCGAATCGTCCTTCGTAATAAAGAGCCAGTGCGCACAAAGCCATATCCCATACCTCTGCGATATGTAGACTTGGTgatcaaagagataaagaaactggAAGCTATGGGCATTATTGAACCGTCCAAGAGTTCGTATTGTTCACCCATAGTTGTggttaagaagaaaggaggagacatcAGGCTCTGCGGGGATTACCGTCGCGTTAACGCAGCTACTCATTTCGAGGCGGAACCAATGTCTGATCAACGCATTATCTTCTCACGTTTATCTGCCCctaaatattttacaaaactgGACCTGACAAAAGGATTCTTCCAGATTCCCTTGCATCCAGAGAGCAGGAAGATAACAGCCTTCAAAACCCCCTGTGGACTGTATCAATACAAGGTGCTACCCTTTGGATTAACGAACTCCCCCTCAGTCTTCAATCGGTGCATGCGTCAAGTACTTGGAGATATTTCGGGAGTAGAATTTTTTATGGATGACGTACTCGTACATACATCGACTTTGGCTGAGCACCAGAAGCTTCTCGACGTAGTTTTCAGTAAATCATCTCTGCATCGAATGACCCTAAAACCCAGCAAGTGTGAGATAGCCTTCACACGGACACACTTCCTTGGCCACACCGTTGGAGATGGCAAATGCGAGTGTCAGCAGGAGAAACTACAGAAGATTCGCATGGCACCGCGACCCGTAAATCAACACCATCTTCGTTCTTTCCTCGGCCTCGTTGGGTATTATCGGAGCTTCATCAAAAACTTTACGCAGATTGCTCTTCCACTTTTCAACCTCCTGAAGAAAGACTGCAGCATCAAGCTGGTGTGGGGTGCAGAGCAGGAGAAATCCTTCACTACACTAAAGGAAACCTTGTGTTCTGAACCTATTCTCCGACTTCCATCCAAAGATAAACCCTTTACTTTGCGGACGGATGCATCGGGAGAAGGTGTTGGAGCAATCCTTCTACAAGAGTTTGATGGCATATTGTTTCCCGTAGCTTACCACAGCCGTAGACTCTCCAAAGCCGAATGCAATTATTCGACAGTTGAACGAGAGCTGTTAGCG cGATCTAAGACCGCCAACGCGCGCTTGATGCGCTGGGCGCTCTACCTTCAACAATTTGAGTTCAATATCCGCTACATAAGAGGAACTGAGAACGTAGGAGCTGATCTACTCTCAAGGCTGGTCAGCGGAAGCAGCAGTGACCTTAAGGACAGCCGAGCTGAAATGTCTCGCAACCCAGGACCTCAACTACAATATCATGAAGCGGAGGTGGAGCATCGACTGCAGAAGAATCCTTATCCCTAA